One genomic segment of Vibrio penaeicida includes these proteins:
- a CDS encoding aspartate/glutamate racemase family protein — MIEIRIVTPITTVGFRRPDVFERLTPQGCRITQGQIELGPVSVESALDEVLASPGVVQEAIRAEADGADVVIIDCMLDPALEAARESVSIPVIGAGECGFFHAAQHGKFAIVTVLDRQKRAFLSKGAMHGLSDKLVDVLGIGVNVLDLDSAPDKTLKASTAAAKPLIESGEVDAILFGCTGMLGLAEPLAQKLGIAPSNVVDPLPTAILYAKSLVENPDQNDVDRLSHFPTPDVKPIKGFDDWPLIRDKFARKSV, encoded by the coding sequence ATGATAGAGATCCGAATCGTCACACCGATTACCACAGTAGGTTTTCGTCGCCCAGATGTGTTTGAACGATTGACCCCTCAGGGCTGCCGTATTACGCAAGGCCAGATAGAGCTTGGTCCAGTATCCGTTGAATCCGCATTGGACGAAGTGCTTGCAAGTCCTGGTGTGGTTCAAGAAGCCATTCGCGCAGAAGCGGATGGTGCTGATGTGGTGATCATCGATTGCATGTTGGATCCCGCATTGGAGGCGGCTCGAGAGTCGGTTTCTATACCCGTGATTGGTGCTGGAGAGTGTGGTTTCTTTCACGCTGCACAACATGGCAAATTTGCCATTGTTACGGTGCTGGATCGACAAAAGAGAGCCTTTTTGTCAAAGGGAGCCATGCACGGGTTATCAGACAAATTGGTGGACGTACTCGGCATCGGGGTCAACGTTTTGGATTTGGACAGCGCGCCAGATAAGACATTGAAAGCGTCAACCGCCGCCGCTAAACCGCTGATAGAGAGTGGTGAAGTGGATGCTATTCTGTTTGGTTGTACAGGCATGCTTGGGCTGGCTGAACCTTTGGCTCAGAAGCTAGGCATCGCTCCATCAAACGTGGTGGATCCTCTGCCCACCGCCATTCTTTATGCCAAATCGCTGGTTGAAAATCCCGACCAAAATGACGTGGATCGCTTATCCCATTTTCCAACACCTGACGTTAAACCCATTAAAGGGTTTGATGATTGGCCCTTGATTCGCGATAAGTTTGCGAGGAAGTCGGTATGA
- a CDS encoding ABC transporter permease, translated as MTGSQPEQVMAGHHVKRGTLKNTSRKWLLVVPLIVFFFLFFVIPVGLMFATSFNPQKVGQIAVIADFTLDNYFRFFQRSNYIMAAGRSVSLAIIVAFITVVVAYPMAFVIAKTRNPRLNTFLIILVLVSMQLDMVIRLYGMMVIFGDNGLINNFLMGLGLIENQSPVAFMYNFLGVVLGLVQFSMPFMILTLVGVIKGINPSLEEAARSLGASRVKTFWRVTLPVSMPGILSGSLLIFALSISSYIVPALMGGFRVGVLPIHIFQQVAEGARFQFGATISVVLFVLCAIAVGVYLRVSNQKTGGLA; from the coding sequence ATGACCGGTTCTCAGCCAGAGCAGGTAATGGCAGGCCATCACGTAAAGCGTGGCACGCTAAAGAACACATCGCGTAAATGGCTGCTTGTTGTCCCTCTCATTGTGTTCTTCTTTCTTTTCTTTGTTATCCCTGTTGGTTTGATGTTTGCCACGTCATTTAACCCTCAAAAAGTCGGGCAAATCGCAGTGATTGCCGATTTTACGTTGGACAACTATTTCCGCTTCTTTCAACGTTCGAATTACATCATGGCGGCGGGTCGTTCAGTTTCCCTTGCGATCATCGTGGCATTCATAACGGTTGTCGTCGCCTATCCGATGGCATTCGTTATCGCCAAAACCCGAAACCCTCGGCTGAATACGTTTCTCATTATATTGGTTTTGGTGTCCATGCAGTTGGATATGGTGATCAGGCTCTACGGGATGATGGTTATTTTTGGTGATAATGGGCTCATCAACAATTTCCTAATGGGGTTAGGGTTGATAGAAAACCAGTCCCCCGTTGCCTTTATGTACAACTTCTTGGGCGTGGTTTTAGGGCTAGTCCAGTTTTCCATGCCGTTTATGATTTTAACGCTCGTTGGGGTCATTAAAGGCATCAACCCCTCTCTAGAAGAAGCTGCCCGCTCTCTAGGTGCCAGCAGAGTCAAAACGTTTTGGCGAGTCACGTTACCTGTTTCAATGCCTGGTATTTTGTCGGGATCGCTCCTTATCTTTGCGCTTTCCATTTCTTCATACATCGTGCCCGCTTTGATGGGAGGATTCCGTGTCGGTGTACTTCCCATCCATATCTTTCAGCAAGTTGCTGAAGGCGCTCGCTTCCAGTTTGGTGCCACGATATCTGTAGTGTTATTTGTTTTGTGTGCCATTGCTGTTGGGGTTTATTTGCGTGTCAGTAACCAAAAAACAGGAGGGTTAGCGTAA
- a CDS encoding integrase arm-type DNA-binding domain-containing protein: MALQGKLTDSYVNQVDKPGRYGDGNGLYLVVKKSGRKSWILRITLDGKRTDLGLGSVKETPVGLARQKVQEFKGTHNQIKKDEQVRKTPENWRLFLTHVATKETRFILDQVASIPTIHPQQMLTSAFVLAKHGNVSQAREIFNKRYDEPRDRHVSPIHWQCELVLIGAHIRAYEDGLSTDADRQSLLWVLDHLPSNDMVGLGMAFNHLSLSAMQNGLLDQAQEYAQNAIRYYRRGKAQFGSLHLYVYLGQIKLLRGDLEGAAEQYYELEKQLNALYLSHSSGMEVENSSLRSISYVLQAEVAYESNNLDRAEALLNQGLRDVENDDAWLDVLAAAYRIKIRLAFALKGLPGALTATAHCELNAEHRKVPRLSRIIALERVHILTLSNELNQAKDILGSLNINPFRFDQINQSEWGVHSGSVMVAVSRWLVRSNHPREAHEITEKMEDIAIRGGQLLALAKMRVIRSTAHWRMKQYTYSVATLTSAIRLLSHQEFQRFIIDEGDEAKPIVQSALDGKYVVIERHSTLKTRLSELNHYWSLSHPVGSHSQDSVSPVLDKNEQLRVQYLELLQVGYSYKEMGQIMGVSVNTIKYHLKDLYRYLQVDNRMRAVYRARELNMIR, encoded by the coding sequence ATGGCGTTGCAAGGGAAGCTAACCGATAGCTATGTGAACCAAGTCGACAAGCCTGGAAGGTATGGAGATGGCAACGGCTTGTACCTTGTGGTGAAAAAATCGGGAAGGAAGTCATGGATACTTCGAATCACACTCGATGGTAAGAGAACGGATCTTGGTTTAGGCAGTGTAAAAGAAACTCCCGTCGGGTTGGCTCGTCAAAAAGTTCAAGAATTTAAAGGCACTCACAACCAAATAAAAAAGGACGAGCAGGTTAGAAAAACACCTGAGAATTGGCGTTTGTTCTTAACCCACGTGGCGACAAAAGAAACCCGCTTTATATTGGATCAAGTGGCGTCAATTCCAACGATTCACCCTCAGCAAATGTTAACGAGCGCTTTTGTCTTGGCAAAGCATGGGAATGTCAGTCAGGCTCGCGAAATCTTCAACAAACGCTATGACGAACCTCGCGATAGGCATGTTTCTCCGATCCATTGGCAATGCGAGCTGGTTCTCATTGGTGCACATATCAGAGCATACGAAGATGGGCTTTCAACCGATGCCGATCGGCAGTCGTTGCTGTGGGTGCTGGATCATTTACCGAGCAACGACATGGTTGGGTTAGGTATGGCATTCAACCACTTATCTTTGTCCGCCATGCAGAATGGGTTGCTCGACCAAGCTCAAGAGTATGCACAAAATGCGATCAGGTATTACAGAAGAGGCAAGGCCCAATTTGGTTCGTTACATCTGTATGTTTACCTAGGGCAAATCAAATTGTTAAGAGGGGATTTAGAAGGGGCGGCAGAGCAGTATTATGAGCTGGAAAAACAGCTGAATGCATTGTACTTGAGTCACTCTTCTGGAATGGAAGTGGAAAATTCTTCTCTACGCTCGATAAGCTATGTACTCCAAGCGGAAGTTGCGTATGAAAGCAACAATCTGGACAGAGCCGAAGCCTTGCTCAACCAAGGATTGCGAGATGTCGAAAATGATGATGCTTGGCTTGACGTACTGGCCGCCGCCTACCGAATTAAAATTCGACTCGCTTTCGCATTAAAAGGGTTACCTGGGGCGTTAACGGCAACGGCTCATTGTGAATTGAATGCCGAACATCGAAAAGTGCCACGCTTGTCTCGAATCATTGCTCTAGAGCGGGTACACATACTGACGTTGAGCAATGAACTGAACCAAGCCAAAGACATTTTAGGTTCACTGAATATTAATCCCTTTCGTTTTGACCAAATAAATCAATCTGAGTGGGGCGTGCACAGTGGTAGTGTGATGGTGGCCGTCAGTCGCTGGTTAGTACGCTCTAACCACCCTCGAGAGGCGCATGAGATCACTGAAAAAATGGAAGACATTGCCATTCGAGGTGGGCAGCTGCTGGCGCTCGCCAAAATGAGGGTGATTCGTTCCACTGCACATTGGAGAATGAAGCAATATACCTATTCCGTCGCGACATTGACTTCTGCTATACGATTGTTGAGCCACCAAGAATTCCAACGATTTATTATTGATGAAGGCGATGAAGCCAAGCCCATTGTCCAAAGTGCGTTGGATGGGAAGTATGTGGTTATTGAACGTCATTCTACCTTGAAGACAAGGCTATCCGAGCTGAACCACTATTGGTCGCTTTCCCACCCTGTTGGCTCTCATTCTCAGGATTCTGTTTCTCCGGTGTTGGATAAAAATGAACAGTTGAGAGTTCAGTATTTGGAGTTATTGCAAGTGGGGTATTCGTACAAAGAGATGGGGCAAATCATGGGAGTGAGTGTGAACACCATAAAATATCACCTCAAAGATCTGTATCGGTACTTGCAAGTTGATAATCGCATGCGAGCGGTGTATCGAGCTCGAGAGCTGAATATGATTCGATAG
- a CDS encoding DMT family transporter: protein MFFMLLDAKNGKKTLQILKDNKKDILGINISTLANTVLAYYVMTHVPPTVYVIVFFSCLPLFEHLLSRKRTGIRETAFLFKLAVFVSSLLIAGFVSTSDANNTAIGIVVTMISSLFAVIYMKQTSKLHQEAEATIFQVLTLRFILVSLLCGTYAFSQGTISELSSHEIGLILFTAFTGSIIPLFLMQLSIKKLGGAVSALFTPIIPVFCMIMMLVLGYLEFSALEMLLVTGMSFMIFYQAKLDLNKKEGTSNA, encoded by the coding sequence TTGTTTTTCATGTTGTTAGATGCGAAAAACGGCAAGAAAACTCTGCAAATTCTTAAAGACAATAAGAAAGATATACTGGGAATTAACATCTCAACGCTCGCGAATACGGTACTGGCGTATTACGTGATGACGCACGTTCCACCAACGGTCTATGTAATCGTATTTTTTTCTTGCTTACCGTTGTTTGAGCATTTGCTATCCCGAAAACGCACAGGCATTAGGGAAACGGCTTTCTTGTTCAAGCTGGCGGTTTTCGTGTCTTCACTTCTTATTGCAGGGTTTGTTTCTACGTCCGATGCGAACAATACTGCCATTGGTATCGTTGTAACCATGATTTCTTCTCTGTTTGCCGTTATCTATATGAAGCAAACGTCCAAGCTTCACCAAGAGGCTGAAGCGACTATTTTTCAGGTTTTGACTCTCCGGTTTATTTTGGTCAGCTTGCTTTGTGGAACCTATGCGTTTTCACAGGGAACCATCAGTGAGCTTTCTTCCCACGAGATAGGGTTGATTTTGTTTACCGCCTTCACTGGCAGTATTATCCCACTGTTTTTAATGCAGTTATCGATAAAAAAACTGGGGGGAGCAGTTTCGGCACTTTTCACCCCTATCATTCCGGTCTTTTGTATGATCATGATGTTGGTCCTTGGTTATTTGGAGTTCTCTGCACTGGAAATGCTTTTGGTGACTGGAATGTCATTCATGATTTTTTATCAAGCTAAGTTGGACTTAAACAAAAAAGAAGGGACTTCAAATGCGTGA
- a CDS encoding ATP-grasp domain-containing protein has product MRDSLFIISTRQLGQLNYEADLIQEHRLVLIASDSELENLEPSLRSHFDDVIEVPVAVNDGVIVTYDLEVLGSRILQSSHLTPSSSIVCFDEGNTSLAHSLRRRFKLGDEKFDTPDIELFRNKVAMKNKLAEAGIQIPQFSSFHEEVLPYAYYAEQLGCPFVFKPSESAGSNGVYIIENEHDFTNAKDAVKDALNLYEAETYISGKLYHCDIALFGGETVFAECTEYLAPTIDFQTGTPLGGKIMGEGCDLRRRLIRFTEQSLRALNAGNGVYHTEVFVTLNGELVFLESGARPPGMLVTRMYEKATGVNLLNLDVEIQVGRLLERKTQGMLDAFYLVYPKGVGKVNALYPLPALANMDTEFKRVSNIGDVHDGCSSNLDFTAYVICSGSDTSFETAYQSMANYSPLSYVA; this is encoded by the coding sequence ATGCGTGACAGCTTATTCATTATTTCCACTCGACAACTTGGTCAATTAAATTACGAAGCCGATCTTATCCAAGAACATCGGTTGGTTCTCATCGCCTCAGATAGTGAACTCGAAAATTTAGAACCTTCGCTGAGAAGTCATTTTGATGATGTAATTGAAGTGCCTGTTGCGGTCAATGATGGTGTGATAGTTACCTACGATTTAGAGGTGCTCGGTTCTCGAATTCTTCAAAGTTCCCATCTGACGCCAAGCAGCTCGATTGTCTGTTTTGATGAGGGCAATACTAGCTTGGCCCACTCACTCAGACGCAGGTTTAAATTGGGTGATGAAAAATTTGATACGCCTGATATTGAGCTGTTTAGAAACAAAGTAGCGATGAAAAACAAGCTGGCAGAAGCCGGTATTCAAATACCTCAGTTTTCCTCATTTCATGAAGAGGTTCTCCCGTATGCGTATTATGCAGAACAATTGGGTTGCCCTTTTGTCTTTAAGCCTTCGGAGTCAGCAGGTAGTAATGGCGTTTACATCATCGAGAATGAGCACGACTTTACGAACGCCAAAGACGCAGTCAAAGATGCGCTGAACCTGTATGAAGCAGAAACGTACATTTCAGGGAAGTTGTATCATTGCGATATTGCCTTGTTTGGAGGAGAAACGGTTTTCGCAGAATGCACGGAATACCTAGCCCCAACCATCGATTTTCAGACAGGGACGCCTCTTGGTGGAAAGATTATGGGAGAAGGCTGCGATCTGAGACGTCGTCTGATTCGTTTTACAGAACAATCACTCAGGGCACTAAATGCTGGGAATGGGGTGTACCATACTGAAGTATTTGTCACACTAAATGGCGAGCTTGTGTTCCTTGAGTCGGGTGCAAGACCACCTGGCATGCTGGTTACCCGAATGTACGAAAAAGCAACGGGTGTTAACCTCCTAAACCTAGATGTTGAGATCCAGGTTGGTCGATTGCTAGAGCGTAAAACTCAAGGTATGTTGGACGCATTTTATCTCGTTTACCCAAAAGGTGTAGGCAAAGTCAATGCGTTGTATCCATTGCCTGCACTGGCAAATATGGATACCGAGTTCAAGCGAGTCTCCAACATCGGAGACGTTCATGACGGTTGTTCGTCTAACTTGGATTTTACAGCTTACGTCATTTGCAGTGGCTCAGACACCTCATTTGAGACCGCATACCAATCTATGGCTAACTACAGCCCACTATCTTACGTGGCATAG
- a CDS encoding ABC transporter permease, with amino-acid sequence MGRVIPLPMLALAIFGFCYLLMPIVVVVLSGLTAGEFLTFPPKGLSIRWVISFLQSEKYLSAFFFSFKLAFMTMIVATLFGTAAALFLARRDVIGRSALRAFFLSPIVLPGVVVGYALYAFYISTQLGMARTVWGLWIGHVLYSIPYVIGTVGAALASYDASLDDAARSLGASPWRTFRRVTLPNISQGIQAGSIFAFIVSFGQFEVSLFLSTPNNEPLPIALYNSLRYKFDPSAAAAGIFAIVVVIASVLLTNRLVNLRRLMERQ; translated from the coding sequence ATGGGACGTGTCATACCTTTACCTATGCTAGCACTGGCGATATTCGGTTTTTGCTATCTGCTCATGCCCATTGTGGTTGTCGTATTATCGGGGTTAACCGCGGGAGAGTTTCTAACGTTCCCACCCAAAGGGCTCTCGATTCGCTGGGTGATATCATTCCTGCAATCAGAGAAATATTTATCTGCGTTTTTCTTTTCGTTCAAGTTGGCGTTCATGACCATGATCGTTGCCACTCTGTTTGGTACGGCAGCCGCTCTCTTTTTGGCTAGGCGCGATGTTATTGGGCGTTCGGCACTGAGAGCATTTTTCTTATCCCCCATTGTGCTTCCAGGTGTTGTCGTCGGGTATGCTCTTTATGCTTTTTATATATCAACGCAGCTGGGAATGGCTCGTACCGTGTGGGGGCTATGGATTGGCCATGTTCTCTACTCTATTCCTTATGTGATTGGCACCGTTGGCGCGGCGTTGGCCTCTTATGATGCGTCTCTTGATGACGCAGCAAGAAGCTTAGGCGCATCCCCATGGCGAACCTTTCGTCGAGTGACGTTGCCGAACATATCGCAAGGTATACAAGCTGGCTCCATCTTTGCGTTTATCGTGAGTTTTGGCCAGTTTGAAGTGTCGCTCTTTTTATCGACGCCTAACAACGAGCCACTTCCCATTGCGCTGTATAACTCACTTCGTTACAAGTTTGATCCCTCTGCGGCGGCAGCCGGCATTTTTGCCATTGTTGTCGTCATAGCCTCGGTGTTGCTGACAAATCGGCTGGTTAACCTCCGGCGATTGATGGAACGTCAATAA